ATAGTTCTCATGTATCCATTGCATAAATCTCAAGTTTACATGTACCTAAATCACTAAAATATGCAACAAGTAATGGAAAAGCTTGTTTTGTCGGGAAAGAAAAAGGCTTGACTATTATAGTtcaaaagaaatagaagccaTGAAGCTTATATCCATGTAATTAAGTGTCAATAATAAACTTCTAAACTTCAACTGAGCCAAGCTTGAAAAGTGAACGCCAAAATGAGACTGAAGAATTAAACCACAGGCAGTCTATTTGATTATTCGTTGACATAACAAGAAATGTGAACCGCCAGGACACAGGACAATGTTGCCATGCAGTAAGATGGGGATATCTTACGTAATATACTCCAAGAAAGTTGACAATGGTTCTGTGGCTTGACAAAGCATCTGTTTGTATTCATCAACCAGTTTAAGGGTGCACTTCTCCACAATAGTTGTCGTATGCAATGGTGAAGGTTCTGAGAGACACGACAACGAAAGGTTAAAACTTGTGACTTAGTTAGCATGCATACAACAGTAATATCAACATCAATAACACCTGAGTCTTGTCCTGCTAAGTGAGATCCTCTTGGGCCATCGCACTCTATATTAAAACGGAAACAAGTAGGAAGTGACCCGGCGGTCCTTTTCTAACCCCATGTCACGCAGAAGGACCAAACATTATCAAGGTTGTGACTTCTGACGAGAACAACTATTCATACCAGACCGTCCCACAGTCTACAAAACTTATAATTCACATCCTTCAGATCCACATTTGGCCGctgaattaaataaatgcccTCAACTGCATTTATGTTTCCTCTCCATGTCTAATCTTAATTAATATGTAACCTGTGTCAAGCAGTACGACCAATTCATGAGCTCCTCCTCCACAGAAAAGGGAAGCTCCCACTCCCTCAGCTATTAGATCACTACGCATCCCAATTACTGCTAGAGAAAGCCGCCACAAAACCAAGAGATCACGCATACAGTCGCAATGCAATGAAGAGCGATCCAATTAGCTCTTAGCCAAatcaccaacaaaaaaaaaatcttgcaacCGATGTAGGATAAACGCAATCATGTGCGGACCAGCGCGCAAATGAACTCCAGACAACGGGAAAACAAGCTCAATTGATCGAAAACGAGCAACAACTCGACCAAAGTACCAAGCTAACATCCCTTAAGAATCGCGATCGCCGTGCTAATCACTCCCGACGCCAAAGAATCCCGATTCAAGCGCGCGATCCGAGCGACCGACCGCAATTCGGCGCCTCGATAACTTCATCCCACTCTCTCGATGCAATCCTCGATAATCTCCGACCTCCGAACCAATCCACGGAAGGGAGGAAAAGGGGGACGTTACCGTTCTGGAGGTAAGGGCCGTACTCGGTGGCGGAGAGGTGCATCTTGATGTCGTCCAGGGTCTCGCACTGGCAGAGGTTGTTGTAGTCGGCGGCGGTGAGGAGGCTCGCCCGGTGGCCCCTCACGATCGCCTCCAGGTACCCGCCGTGGATGTTGAACGTCAGGGCCTCGAACCCGTACATCTTCTCCGGGATCGAATCGGGTCGGGAACCGGGCGGGGTCGGGAGGATCCGGCTGAGATCGGGAAGGCTGtgcggcagcggcagcggcagcgaGGGGGAGAATCGATGGCGAACGCGGAACGGACGGAGGCCTCTCCTTCCACGGACACGGGGCCTCGCGATGCAGATCTCGttagatagagagagacagagaggagagagagagaaatttcgCGAGGTGAGGGACAAGGGGAAGGGGAGGGTCAGTTCTGGTAATTCCCCACCCCTCCCTCGCGTGTCGGGTGTGCTTTTCCGAAATTGCCCTCTCTTTTTGCTTGGTTTCACGGTTGGGAGTACTCGGACTGGTGCCGTTTGTTGGTGGATTGGGCCAGGCTCTTGCAGAACCCGTGCGGCCTGGTGTGCCTTGGggcccatgttgggcccaacCCAGCTTGGAAAACTATTCTCTGAGCCCGTCCATTATTTTTTGAACGCTAAGAAAacctctctatttttttttccgtgtATAAAGAAGGTTCGGGTTGGACTTAAATCCGGTCAGTTCAAGGTAAGATAAGACATAAGCATAAATTTAAGGAGGACTAATTTGGTCAAGCTCACTTGAACTGACTTTCTCATGATCCAGCCTAGTTGGGGTAAGCCTAATGTACAAAATCCTTTCACTGGGCCCAAAACAACAAGGGGGTGTATCGGCCCATTTGGACCTTTGACTGGGTTCAGTGGTGCTATCACCCACATATGGGGATCTCAATCTATGTCTAGAGACGCTCGATTCTGATAATCTCGTCCCATTGAATTTTTCAGTGGGGCAAACCGTGTCACTTGATTTATTGATGCATTAGTTTATCAATTACCTcttcaaatttcatatcaaGCATTCCTTAGATTATGAATTTGCAATAGCTAATATCGTGATTGATATCAAGGGACATGACAACATGGAAGATGAGATATATGTGATGCGATTCCCCCGCCAGAGCACTATAATctcaatatataaattaattaataattgttGAGTGAAATTGGGAAGATGTTGGGTGACCATTTTTTGTTCCTGCTCTGTCGttataaattgagaaatcacGAGATCAAAAGTGAAATATGAGTTTTCTAAAATTAGTTCATGTCGGATGGATGAGCCAAGCTCGAGTAGCAATCAAGCACAGGGAAGAGCAAtctagggaaaaagaaaacaaaaacgacAAATTTGATAACCACGGTCTAGTAACTTTACACTTGTCCCATTCTCCATCTTCTGGAAACGGTAAGTTCCCCCTACCCGACCTAGGGCAGACTAGATACATTTCCCAATTCTGAGAGCGAACATCTTGGGAGAGATCCTCTGCATCTCCGAAATGGTCAGACATGCTTTGAAAGACGAGTAGATattcctgctgctgctgcttctacGCGACAAAAGCAACTCCATGATGGCATTCTCATCCGTCCCTATCACCTCCTccatttagagagagagagagagagagagacgtacCAAGTGGAGGATTCGGTGGACTCTGGAGTGAACGTGGCATTTAGATCTTGTGAACCTCAAATGAGATCCACCCAACTCGAAAGCTATGCACGGATGGGTGCGTTTTACTGTTTGGAGCTTTTTGCAAGCTGCTTTGGGCTCCAGATGCCCTGAGTAAAAAATTCTAGTGTTTGGCAACACAATCTTAAAGCCTTAGATGTAAAGTTTTCGTTTTGTAAATGTCTAAAGCTCCGAGCTACTCTCACTcggttttgaaatttcataatcgATTCGGAGGGCTGAtgaaggtctttttttttttccttttatttccaaCTTTACTCTCACTATATTATCTAACTATGCTCTCATTTGGCAAGAAGGGCTCAAGACAAGCTTAGATTAAATCGACATCGCCCGTTGTGTGCAACTGTTTGCTTGGGATTGCGTGAGCTTGGCCCTGGCTTAGGGTTGCGTGACAAGGTTCGCATCAAGGCAATGCAACAAGGGTTGTCGAGAGTCATGCAACAAGAGGACTGAGGAGGTGGCGAAGGTAGCAATTGCGGACAAGCATAGGGAAATGTCGAAGCTCTAGGAATGTAAGATTGTGAGGCCAAGCATACATCTCCACCCACATTCAGGAATGTCATAGCTTTGAATAGAATTATCTCGCATCAAAATCCTTTTTTCTTAAATGCAAAGTCATTCTTCCAAAACTCACTGAAATGCTTTTAAAAATCTATtacaaattttatcaattcagttataaatatttttaattatgtcaattaagctataaacattttcacgcaatgtcaattgagtccattcgatcgctttttgttagaaattgctaacgtggacaCCAACTATCTTATGCAAAGACGACTAGTGTTGATGTGAGCAAttgttaataatattttaatttttaaaatattttatttatttattctcttctttttcttttctttttcttcttactattttctttttttgttcttatttctttttcccttcgtCGCCCCATCGCCTGCCTCAAGCAAGCCACCCTCACCAACCTTGGGTAAGGGATGTCGAGGCTTAGGCTAAATAGGGTCAATCTCACCTTCACTCATCAATGAGGCCCAACGATAAATGGCTagtgaagggaaaaataaaataaaataaaaaaggaaaaaattaaaagtaaagaaggaaaagagattaaaaaggaaaaaataaaataaaaaataaaaaattgataaaaaaaattattaaaaaattgtttatggtaGTGCTTTGTCTATGCCATATAAGTTAGCTGTCATTCACATTAATAATTTtccgccaaaattggccggataaactcatttgataaaatgtgaaaatatttatgacgcATTTGATAcaattcaaaatgtttataattgaattgataaaagtgtaataggtttaagattttttagacaattttctttaaaaaaatgcaattctaaGTGAGAATATGAGTCACTagcttgacaaaaaaaaagagatatataAATTAGGAATCTCAATTTTGAGTATGCTCATGAATTCACATGCATTACTACCGTATTGtcttattcttttaaaaaaaaaagtacatttctttttctttttctttttcttattcgaGTTTATGAATTGCATAGGGTTGATGAAATGGTGAAGCTTTCAATCTAGTGAAATAAATTCACGTTCTTATCATAGCACCCCCTCTCAAATTAACCTTGGGCCCTGTGTGCCTGTCATCTTGAAGGAGGAGTCTCGTTTAATGCATATATAATTGGAATAGTTTGCGTTAATTCATGAACCGGTCAAGTCGAAAATTCAAATTCCCCGTGTTGTTAAAAAAGGTTATTGAGGGCTCCAGGCCCCAACCCCTTATGATTGAGCTAAATGGATAAAGAAATAGAAGGCATCAAACTTAAGACTACACGACACTAGCAATGGGTATGAGGTTCTTCTATTCTTAATCCATTTTTACCCCAAACCATTTTTACCCCTTTGGGGTAAATGGGTTATTATCGATTTCTGTGCGGTAGATAATTGCTAGTTAAAAAGTAGATTCATCTCATATCGATATCTTTGTTGGAAATAGATAGTATACGTTCGAATGATAAGTGGTCACGTAGTCGAAAGTAATTAACTTTTTTGGCTAGTGAATAAAATCTTCATCGACCATATCCATATTCCCTTTAGATGCAAAAGAGAGTAATTGAAAGCAACGCATGATTGGTGTCATCGGTATCCATTAATGGAGTTGTTTAGGAGCTAATTTTGCTGCTTCAGCTGCCccctttttttggtcagatcTTAAGCTATCTTATTTAGTTTCATTTGGGGGTttgtgtgcatttttttttttttttttttttgcttcgtGCTTTTCCCAACTAGGGCACGGTGACGGCCTGTGGAATCTCCTAAAGAGGAGGACGAGAATCTGTGCCTTTTGAATAAAGGGGGATGAAATGCCGccaggaaaaagagagaatggaaAGATGTAGAAGGCATCGAAGAATGacaaaaaaggaggaggaacatTTCAAAAAGCATCCAAAGTCAATAAAATGGAGATAAGGCTCAAGACCTAGTCACAACTGTGATTAGGTTAAATTGTTGTGGACCGAATCTAATAATATTTGCTCTCGAAGAAAGTAAAtaggagaaaaattgaaaaatgaaaaaaaaaaaaaaaaaaaaaaaaagggctttcGTTTTGCTCTCCAATCatgtttttaattcaaatttctctctcttttgaagcttaaatttcatattcatttccgttcatttgaaaaaaaatcaattatgcgAAATAATAATGTGTCGTCAATTATGATAATACTTAGAATCTCACTTCCCTAGGACTTTTCTAGGCTCATTACatctgaagtttttttttttttaaaattaatgtcCCCAATCAAAAAATAGTAATTAGATCAATAAATACCCAAGGTGCACAAGATTCCCGGCTCTATGAACTAGCAGAGGTCTCCAATGCACTCCACATATTATTATTCCCATAAGTCAGGGTTGAATCGCCCACGGGCAGAGCTGACCtctcaaaataataaaacaaacatAAACAATATTCTCATCCCACATGTAATTGtaaacattaatttaatttccCATGAATCCcgatattttctctttattaatTCGAAAAATTCGCGTCGGTTTTGATTCACCGAATTTGTCCATATAAGTTTTAGGACACTCCTTGTGAAATGTTTTTATAAAATAACTGTACCTACGCTCGTTTTTACCTAAAATCACGTGagattgacttttttttaactGTCTTGACATTTTcgtaaaaagacaaaaaaaaaaaaacagaattatcTAGAAAAAAACTCACGAAATAtgttggaaaatttaaaatttaggaaaGTTGATAAATGAACTATAAAGTCTCACATCGTATTAGATCCTTTATAGACTGAGGAAGTGCCATTAAGTGTATTACAAGGCGATGATTGCGGCAACCTTACGTCAGCTGTATCGATGTCCATAACTTGTCAAAATTATCGTTATCGAGTATTGTATACGCTATCTTCCGTCGTTTGTTTCATCAAATTGACATTATCGTCAAACTCGTCATACTTAAAAGAGTTGaactcaaatttttatttgtcgaACCGCGCATTACGCCGATACCGATCgtatatattaaaaaaactttatatacttcacaaaaaaaaaaagtcaatgaaaATAAGCTgcgaaaatgaaaggaaaaaaagtagcAAGTTAAGTGAAATTAAGAGAACTTGGgatttaagagagagagaaatcaagaaattaaaaaggaaaaagaatgaaaaggaggaaaaagagggaggagggagaatAGACTGGGAAGAAAAATCCGCTGTTTGGGAAACGGCCCACTGGAATGGCAAACATGGCAGCCCCTGGTTTTCCCTCTCCTCCCAACAAAACCAACCTTCTCCTCCTTCGTGCTGCTCCATCCAACCTCAGCCGTTCCTCGCCCTTTATATcgggacgacgacgacgacgacgacgacgacgatcgCGATCCTGTCCCCTCGTACCCCCTCACCTCCCCTGCTCCCCTTTCATCGTCCCCTGCCCACCAACGGACGATGCGAGGTTTCAAGAATCCCCCGCGGCTAACCAACTGAGGAGCGTCGCGCCGGTCTAACCGTCCCCTGTCTCCCCTGCCCTTTTGGCTGTTCGTTCTCCTGTTCGCTCTCCTGTGCTAAAGACAGGATCTTCTCGCGTTTTTCGCAGTACCCGGATTGCCGTTTCGGgtaaaggtacgatcttttgcaGTAGCGCTGGTCTGATTGGGGAATCTTTCTTTAGCTCGTTTGTTCCGTGGAAGTGAGCGGGAACCCGGCGCGGTTTCTTGCGCATTTCGGTGCCTTGAGTGCCTTTGGGTTGGGATTTCAGGTGGTGGCATTGGGATTTGTTGGGGGGAGGTTTTGGGTTGTTGATGGGGATCACGACCGCGGTGGCTGATAGAAAAGGTAAGGAGTGCCGCGAATTGTCGAGGGACAATAGCGTGAAGACGAACGGCAAGTCCAGGAAGGGCCATCGACGCCAGAAGAGGATGTTGCCGATACAGCGGCTGTACGATACTTGTAAGGAAGTTTTTGCGGAAAGCGGGACCAATATCATACCGTCTCCTGAGAATGTCGAGAGGTTGAAGGTGGTTTTAGGTATGTTTCTATGCGTGTAATGCACGATTTTGCTTTGTGCCCATGAAACCGTAGGAAGGTTCTGTGCTAATTTTATGTCATGATGGAGGATCATTGGATTGTCGCCTTGAGTTGCTTAAGAATAGAGATAGATTGGTTTTGTGCGGTGTATTCtgattgagataaagaaatgtaATGTGCGTGTAGGTTAATTTACTGTCTACAAGTGCTTTTGCCTGAAGATCTCTGAGCGTTTTCTTGGAATGGTTTGGGTTACTTTCGGCTTGCTGATTGGTGGAAAACTTGATTGTGCTGGTGATGATATCTACATTTGTCCTGGCTTTTATATCATTTTGTGGAAAGCTTCACATTACCGTCACAGAATGCTTTCATTAAGTCCAAATTTCTGTCGAGTAGACCTTGTTGTGAGCATTCTTAATTAACAAGTTAACAAACAGAGACTTAAGCAAGGGTTGGATCAAGGCTGGTGTTCAGGATTATAAACTGATTAATTATACTCCTGACCATGAACCCAAAGATACTGATGTCGTGGCTGCATTCCAAGTAATTCTTCAACCTGGAGTTCAGCCTGAGGAAGCAGGGCCTTGTTTAGGTGCTTTGGAAATGGCATCTTTTGCATTGTTTATGTCAAGAAAAGGGCTTCTTTAGTTTCCCTTCATGGTCTCAACATGATCGACATGGCTTGTCGTGGCTGCATTCCAAGTAATTCTTCAACCTGGAGTTCAGCCTGAGGAAGCAGGGCCTTGTTTAGGTGCTTTGGAAATGGCATCTTTTGCATTGTTTATGTCAAGAAAAGGGCTTCTTTAGTTTCCCTTCATGGTCTCAACATGATCGACATGGCTTGTTGTTTGAAGCCTTAAGCAGCCAAGTTGTCTAGTAATCAAATACTTATTCTTAAATCaagttcagttttttttttttttggccatatTAAATCAGGTTCAGTTTACTCATTCGTTATTAGGCTATTGGCAAGTTCAATGTTTTGTTTGAGGTTAGCTGGGATGTGAGATGAGCCAGAATCAAGAGGTTTggccaacaaaaagaaaaaaaattaataacaggCGAGAGAGGGGTGACCATCAAATGGCGGTTTGGTCAAGTACGGTCACAACTCTCAAAGGATATGGtcttaaagtaattttttatccCGGTATATCTGGTCCCAAGTTTTTAAGGATTCTTCATCTGTTCCATGAGATTAACATAAAGTATTTTTCTGGGAAGTGGGAAGCACTGGAGCAGGAGGTGAAGTCTTTATGATTGGATGATTTGATTACTTGTAAGTGCTTGCAAATATTTTCAATGGTGTTTCTGCTGAAAGTGCAGTTGATAGGGTGGTATGACTTGAAATACAATGGACACTGATTCTAAATTACTGATGCCACCAGCCTTTTCACTTATTGATCATGTGCTGACCTTTACAGATGGAATTAAACCTGGAGATCTTGGTCTGACTGCTGATATGCCATACTTCCGGTCATCCGTCACTCAGCGATACCCAGCGATTACATATCTGCATCTCTGTGAATGTGATAAATTTTCGGTATCTGACAactctttccctttttgttttccttgtgGGCATTGAAATCAATGATTAACAAAAGATTGGGAATCCTGTTGTGTTGACCAACAATGGTTTTTTTGGATCTTACAGATGGGAATCTTTTGTTTGCCACCTTCGGGCGTCATTTCTCTACACGATCACCCAGGAATGACGGTTTTCAGCAAGCTTCTTTTGGGGACCATGCACATTAAATCATATGACTGGGCAGTTAATGACCCAAATACATCTGCAGCAAATTCATCACCCAGTATGCTTCTTTCCTAGTTTTATAGAGCAAGCTGATTTCGTCCAAACTGTTTCAAATACTAATATTCATTAGCAGACATTGATTAAATCATATATAACTTTTTGCATTTACCCTGACATCCCACTTTCTGGCGAATAATAAATTGTTAGATTTGTCCCTGTTACAGGATGTTAAATTTGAGTAAATCTTGGCCTACGCATGGATGAAATCTGATACCTGCAAATGTTTGTACCAAGTTGATTAGAATGAGTTGCTCTGGAGAGCTTAGATCTTTGAAATTGGGCATCCTTATCCAATTTTTTGACATGATGTTATCTAAAATTCCCAGGTGTCCTGACCATTACTAGTAACTTGGGTTACCGAGAAGCTTTCCTTAAGAATCAAATATTGCAATTTACTATGTGATGTATAGCATGCATTGGATCAAGTAACTTAAAAATGTCTTGGCATATTTGTTTCTTCCCAAATGCAGCTGTGCCTCCTGGGGTGCGTCTAGCAAAGGTGAAGGTTGATTCCAACTTCACTGCACCCTGCAACACGTCCATACTTTACCCATCAGAAGGAGGCAACATGCATTGCTTCACGGCGGTAACGGCCTGTGCTGTTCTTGACGTCCTGGGTCCACCATACTCCGACCCGGACGGCCGACACTGCAACTACTACTGTGACTACCCATTCTCCAGATTCTCAGGTCTGTCAATTATAAGTTATGAAACTGGAAGTTTGCTCTTCATCatgatgtttttgttttgttgtttcgCTTGTAGTTGCACTCAATGTTTTTCTTCTGCAATCGCAGTTGCGGGGGTTTCGGTGccggaagaggagagagataaGTATGCATGGcttgaagagagggaaaaaccCACGGAACTGGCTGTGGAGGGAGCACATTACGAAGGCCCGATGTTTAAGGAGCGTTGATGATCTTTGCAGAGATTTCCCCCATTACATTCTTCTACATGCCTATTCTCTGTGAATGCTTCCGATTTTAGATAGCAGTTCagacttttgttttcttttcctatggagctctttctctcttctcggGGTATATGAACGAGGCACTTGGtgccctcctccttccttctctacggtttcctttttcttctcgttACACAGCATTAATGTACATAAAAACAGTGAACTGAAGAGAGACAGCCTTCTTCCTGCAGAGCAGAGAGGGAATAGCATGAATTTGTCTTGAGAATGTCAAGACTACAAATTTGTTCTCTCTGCGTGTGCGATATCGAATGTTGGGTAAATCTCGTGGATTACAATCTTTCTTGAACGTGAAAATCAAAGAGTTCTCATCTCTTGTTTTCAATTGGAGAATTTGTCTCGAAACAACTGGGAGATCTGAACGAATGTCTTTTCTTGAAAGACCTTGAAAACTTAGCACGTAATTAGTATTGCGTGTCGTCACAGCAATactcattttcttctctatgCAGAGATTTTGACATGGATGACTATTGTCCCTTTATCATCCAGACGTAAGTTTTTAGGCAAGAAGTAAGTTTTTAGGCATCGGGTACGCCTTCGCCCCGCGTGATTGAATTCGGGAAGGCGTGATTGAATTCTTCTCGTTACTCAAGATCGCCTTATGAGATGCCTAGGGCAAGTGTCACGCGTGTTTTTGTCAAAGTTGTGGTAGAGTACGATAGCTAGAGACTCGACGATTTTAGTGATTAAAATCCAGTTGATCAAACCCATAATTTATTCCATGTGGTTGTGCAATTGGAAGAGTTATGACTCCTCGACGTAACGATGACAGCATCCGAGCATGGTGCTTGCGGTAGCACCGCCCCCACCATCTTCTTCCACCATGTTCATGTTAGAAATGTTTGACATTTCACGCTGCCGTGTTAGTAATTGCTACTTCATTTTGTTTCGTATCTAACATGGATTAATCATCTTTATaaaatatgaccaaaaaaaaatccttataaaaaaaaaaaaattcattgatgtCTTTTGAATGAATGTGAGGACGACACTTAGCGTTCATTCTAGCTTAActtgataatttcttttatcttataAAGTAGGGGAATTTCCTTGAAATATATAttcaccaaaataaaaagagcgGAAATTTTTTTGCCACTTATTTCTTTATCAAATCAATTAGACAACCGATTGAAGCTTAAATTGAAGGAAGAAGTTTCAAATCCTAACTCCCTTTTAATTTAGTATTGGTGAGACATCATCGGTTATCGTCGCCTTCAAACAGCAGTTGGTCGACCTTGTTGAATCCGTCGCGCTAGAGCATGACTCTGGCATCATTAATTATATGATTAAGAAAGGATTAGGAGACCTGATGTGGTGAGTGT
Above is a window of Eucalyptus grandis isolate ANBG69807.140 chromosome 9, ASM1654582v1, whole genome shotgun sequence DNA encoding:
- the LOC104419350 gene encoding plant cysteine oxidase 2 — translated: MGITTAVADRKGKECRELSRDNSVKTNGKSRKGHRRQKRMLPIQRLYDTCKEVFAESGTNIIPSPENVERLKVVLDGIKPGDLGLTADMPYFRSSVTQRYPAITYLHLCECDKFSMGIFCLPPSGVISLHDHPGMTVFSKLLLGTMHIKSYDWAVNDPNTSAANSSPTVPPGVRLAKVKVDSNFTAPCNTSILYPSEGGNMHCFTAVTACAVLDVLGPPYSDPDGRHCNYYCDYPFSRFSVAGVSVPEEERDKYAWLEEREKPTELAVEGAHYEGPMFKER